A genome region from Populus alba chromosome 5, ASM523922v2, whole genome shotgun sequence includes the following:
- the LOC118062121 gene encoding uncharacterized protein produces MSSSFEIFDKVKAGKADAMRRYNRKRNLYCFLETVGALVLLWCSFSCFPVITLTASRYLSFSNQKIYAFVLANVFILIVVYLSSTTPSNNDQSDTPIQTDIYDEYVSFSTSSPRWKTTTGEDKQFVVSSLQEEPVQAEEKNPVREKDTLDEEKQIVCCEKTNDAANVDEMGKNPVRDLTVLKEEKFFRRTRSEKHGKEKRAYPREFRRSETEIGRETLTGVRTGGLNYNTPGAARKSMLEMNNDEFRLTIERFIATKKKILREESIALSSEEKEEYLAINYR; encoded by the coding sequence ATGTCTAGttcctttgaaatatttgacaAAGTGAAGGCTGGGAAAGCCGATGCTATGAGAAGGTACAACAGAAAGAGAAACCTTTACTGCTTCTTGGAAACTGTGGGAGCTTTAGTCTTGCTTTGGTGCTCCTTCTCTTGCTTCCCTGTCATAACACTTACAGCCTCTCGTTATCTCTCCTTTTCTAACCAGAAAATCTATGCTTTTGTGCTTGCAAACGTTTTTATTCTAATCGTCGTCTACCTTTCATCTACAACGCCCAGCAACAATGACCAAAGCGACACTCCAATCCAAACCGATATCTATGACGAGTACGTTTCCTTCTCCACCTCCTCTCCTCGGTGGAAAACAACCACCGGAGAGGACAAACAGTTTGTTGTTTCATCGCTGCAAGAGGAACCAGTTCAAGCAGAAGAGAAGAATCCAGTTCGTGAGAAAGATACACTCGACgaggaaaaacaaattgtttgCTGCGAGAAAACTAACGATGCTGCCAATGTTGATGAAATGGGAAAAAATCCAGTTCGTGATCTTACAGTGTTGAAAGAGGAGAAGTTTTTCAGGAGGACGCGATCAGAGAAACATGGGAAAGAGAAAAGGGCATATCCACGAGAGTTTAGAAGATCGGAGACGGAGATTGGAAGGGAGACGTTGACTGGAGTCCGTACTGGTGGCCTTAATTATAATACTCCGGGCGCCGCGAGAAAGTCGATGCTGGAGATGAATAATGACGAGTTCAGGCTTACAATTGAGAGATTTATTGCTACTAAGAAGAAGATTTTGAGAGAGGAAAGTATTGCTTTGTCAAGTGAGGAAAAGGAAGAATATTTAGCTATTAATtatagataa